One Mercurialis annua linkage group LG3, ddMerAnnu1.2, whole genome shotgun sequence DNA window includes the following coding sequences:
- the LOC126671879 gene encoding uncharacterized protein LOC126671879, producing MSSDEDLEKLDESRKYKLAELDELIKTSPKPWMFLRRCGLFQLMGEKEFAYKDIETAWEIYKSSKSTKVKARVLERRSEFYKSYEDLPGLRDSYESQFVNYKAMPESRLRKYTAFREFLGNYGDLLAEMNVEREKANTLIRQAISLYDGKSYPSRLNDYLEGLNDVHEMAEIKSKALEEELSNPPPDTQKKKNKKKKEKTVSKSAENSSDVKKEIISSNVGETSEASISTTRIISSNVADYENRKASSSSTLVV from the exons ATGAGCTCTGACGAGGATTTGGAGAAGTTGGACGAGTCGAGGAAGTACAAGTTGGCAGAACTCGATGAACTAATAAAGACGTCTCCTAAGCCCTGGATGTTTCTACGTCGATGTGGGTTGTTTCAACTGATGGGTGAGAAAGAAT TTGCTTATAAAGATATTGAAACTGCATGGGAGATTTATAAATCTTCGAAGAGCACAAAGGTGAAGGCTAGGGTTCTTGAACGTAGATCAGAATTTTACAAGAGCTACGAGGATCTCCCCGGTTTACGCGATTCTTATGAGTCTCAATTTGTCAACTATAAAGCAATGCCGGAATCTCGACTTCGTAAATATACAGCTTTTCGTGAATTCTTGGGCAACTATGGGGATCTTTTAGCTGAGATGAATGTAGAGCGGGAAAAAGCCAATACTCTGATAAGACAAGCTATATCACTATATGACGGTAAAAGTTACCCTTCCAGACTTAATGATTATTTAGAAGGGCTCAACGATGTACATGAAATGGCAGAAATAAAAAGTAAGGCTCTGGAGGAGGAGCTGTCGAATCCACCACCTGAtacacaaaaaaagaaaaataaaaagaaaaaagaaaagacgGTTAGCAAATCAGCCGAAAATTCCAGCGATGTGAAG AAAGAAATTATTTCGTCCAATGTTGGAGAAACCTCAGAAGCGAGCATTTCAACGACAAGAATCATTTCGTCCAATGTTGCGGATTATGAGAACCGTAAAGCAAGCAGTTCCAGCACTCTTGTGGTATAA
- the LOC126671878 gene encoding DNA replication licensing factor MCM6-like produces MEAFGGYFTDVKAERVENIFLEFLQSFKFDVRNSMEEDSYQAQIETMKENESTTMFIDFSHVMRYNDILQKAISDEYLRFEPYLKNACKRFVMELNPTFISDDNPNKDINVAFYNIPFTKRLRELNTAEVGKLVSVSGVVTRTSEVRPELLQGTFRCLECGGVIKNVEQQFKYTEPIICVNPTCSNRGKWALLKQESKFADWQRVRMQETSKEIPAGSLPRSLDVILRHDIVEQARAGDTVIFTGSVVVIPDIMALASPGERSECRREAPQRKNASGGQEGVRGLKALGVRDLSYRLAFIANSVQICDGRRDNDIRNRKKDVDEDDTQQFTDEERDEIQRMRNTPDFFNKLVDSISPAVFGHQDIKRAILLMLLGGVHKFTHEGINLRGDINVCIVGDPSCAKSQFLKYTAGIVPRSVYTSGKSSSAAGLTATVAKEPETGEFCIEAGALMLADNGICCIDEFDKMDVKDQVAIHEAMEQQTISITKAGIQATLNARTSILAAANPAGGRYDKTKPLKYNVALPPAILSRFDLVYVMIDDPDDQVDYHIAHHIVRVHQKHEEALAPAFTTAQIKRYIAYAKTLKPKLDSEARKLLVDSYVVLRKGDTAPGSRVAYRMTVRQLEALIRLSEAIARSHLDKKKEIISSNVGETSEASISTTRIISSNVADYENRKTVHGRIEYYCSYKKDVGCGVHAAELSMRSWVDGKDGVKTISCSFLDFSSKDTAHYNSLVAKCLGDHAVTVHLVHEGSVILDEVECDLRDWYTRVCNSLTAEDESSWLTFIEDDVKKIFKFMQ; encoded by the exons ATGGAGGCGTTCGGCGGCTACTTCACCGACGTGAAAGCAGAGCGAGTGGAGAACATATTCCTCGAATTTCTCCAAAG CTTTAAATTTGATGTGAGGAATAGTATGGAAGAAGATTCGTATCAGGCACAAATTGAGACGATGAAAGAAAATGAATCAACTACTATGTTTATCGATTTTTCGCACGTTATGCGTTACAATGATATTCTCCAGAAAGCCATCTCCGATGAGTATTTGAG GTTTGAGCCGTATTTAAAGAATGCGTGCAAACGGTTCGTGATGGAGCTGAATCCTACTTTTATATCTGATGATAACCCTAATAAGGATATTAATGTTGCCTTCTATAACATCCCCTTCACTAAGAG GTTAAGAGAGCTTAATACAGCAGAAGTTGGTAAATTGGTGTCTGTGTCGGGAGTTGTGACACGGACTAGCGAGGTAAGGCCTGAGCTTTTACAAGGAACGTTCAGGTGCTTGGAATGTGGTGGTGTCATCAAGAATGTTGAGCAGCAATTCAAATATACTGAG CCTATCATTTGTGTGAATCCCACTTGCAGTAATAGAGGAAAGTGGGCATTGCTTAAACAAGAGAGTAAATTTGCTGATTGGCAGAGGGTCAGAATGCAGGAAACTTCCAAAGAGATTCCTGCAGGCTCCCTTCCTAGATCTCTGGATGTTATACTTCGTCATGATATTGTGGAACAGGCTAGAGCTGGTGACAC GGTCATTTTCACCGGTTCTGTGGTTGTAATACCAGATATAATGGCTTTAGCATCCCCGGGAGAGAGATCCGAGTGTCGTCGAGAAGCTCCCCAGAGAAAGAATGCCTCTGGTGGACAAGAAGGTGTGAGGGGTCTGAAAGCACTCGGAGTGAGAGACCTCTCCTATCGTCTTGCATTTATTGCCAACTCAGTGCAG ATTTGTGATGGTAGAAGGGATAATGACATCAGAAATAGAAAGAAGGACGTTGATGAGGATGACACCCAGCAGTTCACA GATGAGGAGAGAGATGAAATCCAAAGAATGAGAAATACTCCTGATTTCTTTAACAAGCTGGTTGATAGCATATCTCCAGCTGTTTTTGGTCACCAAGACATCAAGCGAGCAATTCTTCTTATGCTCTTGGGTGGTGTCCACAAGTTCACTCATGAGGGCATCAACCTTAGAGGTGACATCAATGTTTGTATTGTTGGAGATCCCAGCTGTGCAAAGTCCCAGTTTCTCAA GTACACTGCAGGTATAGTCCCTAGATCTGTCTATACATCTGGCAAGTCCTCATCTGCTGCTGGATTAACAGCAACAGTTGCGAAAGAACCAGAAACTGGGGAGTTTTGTATTGAG GCTGGTGCATTGATGCTGGCTGACAATGGCATTTGTTGCATTGATGAATTTGACAAGATGGACGTCAAAGACCAG GTGGCAATTCATGAAGCCATGGAACAGCAGACAATAAGCATCACTAAAGCAGGTATACAAGCAACACTAAATGCTCGAACATCAATCTTAGCTGCTGCTAACCCTGCAGGAGGACGATATGATAAAACTAAACCACTGAAG TACAACGTGGCTCTTCCTCCTGCAATTCTTTCAAGATTTGATCTAGTATATGTGATGATTGATGACCCAGACGATCAAGTTGATTACCACATTGCTCATCACATAGTAAGAGTTCATCAGAAGCATGAAGAAGCACTTGCTCCTGCATTCACAACTGCTCAAATAAAACGTTACATTGCATATGCAAAAACTTTGAAACCAAAG CTCGATTCTGAAGCAAGAAAACTATTGGTGGATTCTTATGTTGTTCTTCGGAAAGGTGATACAGCACCAGGTAGTAGAGTTGCTTATCGCATGACAGTTAGACAGCTGGAGGCATTAATCAGGCTCTCAGAAGCCATTGCCCGAAGTCATCTGGACAAAAAG AAAGAAATTATTTCGTCCAATGTTGGAGAAACCTCAGAAGCGAGCATTTCAACGACAAGAATCATTTCGTCCAATGTTGCGGATTATGAGAACCGTAAA ACAGTTCATGGTAGGATTGAATATTATTGTTCCTATAAGAAAGATGTTGGCTGCGGGGTTCATGCAGCAGAGCTTTCAATGCGATCATGGGTAGATGGAAAAGATGGAGTGAAAACCATTTCTTGCTCTTTTCTAGATTTTTCCAGTAAGGATACGGCACATTATAACTCGTTGGTAGCAAAATGTCTAGGCGATCATGCCGTGACAGTGCATTTAGTGCATGAGGGCTCGGTGATATTGGATGAGGTGGAGTGTGATTTGAGGGACTGGTATACAAGGGTCTGTAATTCTCTGACAGCTGAAGATGAAAGTTCATGGTTGACATTTATTGAGGACGATGTAAAAAAGATATTCAAGTTTATGCAAtaa
- the LOC126674037 gene encoding probable purine permease 4 has translation MMMNNPIASDDQEINQEIKMTQIQELEDQKSKTSKGYMVLLIINYLCLFVGSVSSSLLSKFYFIHKGSSRWVSTWVQSAGFPLLIIPIYLFKSPHRRPFNGFTPTILTLSILVGLMLGLNNLLFSWGNSYLPVSTSSLLLSSQLVFNLILSVIIVKQKITFQNLNCVVLLTLSSVLLALGSSHDKAKTITTAKYFIGFFSTVGAGLLFALYLPIMEKIYKKVYCYQMVMEMQLVMEIAATALATVGMASDGGFSEMKRESREVFDKGEKLYWVTVMSNVVTWQLCFMGTAGMVFLTSSLTGGICMTALLAMNVLGGVLVYGDEFGGVKIVSTVLCCWGFSSFVYGMHLKMKDEKQKRKNGDDDESKNVEMETV, from the coding sequence ATGATGATGAACAATCCAATTGCTAGTGATGATCAAGAAATTAACCAAGAAATCAAAATGACCCAAATTCAAGAATTAGAAGATCAAAAGTCCAAGACAAGTAAAGGGTACATGGTTCTTTTAATTATCAACTATTTATGCCTCTTTGTGGGTTCAGTCTCCTCAAGTTTGCTTTCTAAATTCTATTTCATCCATAAAGGCTCAAGCAGATGGGTCTCTACATGGGTCCAATCTGCTGGTTTTCCTCTTCTTATCATCCCCATTTACCTCTTCAAATCCCCTCACAGAAGACCCTTTAATGGCTTCACTCCAACAATTTTAACCCTATCAATCTTGGTCGGTCTCATGCTGGGCTTAAACAATCTCTTATTCTCATGGGGTAATTCCTATCTCCCTGTCTCAACTTCCTCTCTTCTTCTATCTTCGCAGCTCGTCTTCAACCTCATTCTCTCCGTCATCATCGTCAAGCAGAAGATCACGTTCCAGAATCTGAACTGCGTCGTTCTGTTAACGTTGAGCTCGGTTCTTTTAGCGTTAGGCTCGAGTCATGATAAAGCTAAAACCATAACTACAGCTAAATATTTTATAGGGTTCTTCTCTACTGTTGGAGCTGGTTTGTTATTTGCCCTATATTTACCCATCATGGAGAAAATATACAAGAAAGTTTACTGTTACCAAATGGTGATGGAAATGCAGTTAGTCATGGAAATTGCAGCCACCGCATTGGCCACCGTCGGGATGGCGTCGGACGGCGGGTTTTCCGAGATGAAAAGAGAAAGCCGGGAGGTGTTTGATAAAGGAGAGAAATTGTATTGGGTTACAGTGATGAGCAATGTGGTTACGTGGCAATTGTGCTTCATGGGAACTGCGGGAATGGTGTTTTTAACGTCGTCGTTAACGGGTGGGATATGCATGACGGCGTTGCTGGCGATGAACGTGTTGGGAGGAGTTTTAGTGTATGGAGATGAGTTTGGTGGTGTTAAGATTGTGTCCACTGTGCTTTGTTGTTGGGGTTTTTCGTCATTTGTGTACGGAATGCATCTTAAAATGAAGGATGAGaaacaaaaaaggaaaaatggagATGATGATGAGAGTAAGAATGTTGAAATGGAGACGGTTTAG